One region of Cyanobacteriota bacterium genomic DNA includes:
- a CDS encoding fructosamine kinase family protein, which translates to QRRGGYFPKYQQLLEAVPELLADHYPLPSLLHGDLWSGNAAITRDGEPTIFDPATYRGDREADLAMTELFGGFPAAFYQGYNRVFPLEPGYRQRKTLYNLYHILNHFNLFGGGYESQANQMIAQLLRG; encoded by the coding sequence TCAGCGCCGGGGGGGCTATTTTCCCAAATACCAACAACTATTGGAGGCTGTACCTGAGCTATTAGCAGACCACTACCCATTGCCATCCCTGCTGCACGGTGATCTGTGGTCAGGCAATGCTGCTATTACCCGCGATGGCGAACCGACAATTTTTGATCCTGCTACCTATCGGGGCGATCGTGAGGCTGATCTAGCCATGACAGAACTGTTTGGAGGGTTTCCTGCGGCATTTTACCAGGGCTACAATCGCGTATTTCCCCTAGAGCCGGGCTACCGTCAACGCAAGACGCTTTATAACCTGTATCACATCCTTAACCACTTCAATCTGTTTGGCGGTGGCTATGAGTCTCAGGCAAACCAGATGATTGCCCAGCTCTTAAGAGGCTGA